TGCCGCATCATAGCGTGTCGTCAAATTGTCTTAGGCGTCGCTGCCTGTCAATTCCTCGAAGGTCGAAAGCCCCTTTTTGACGAGCATCGCATGCGGGCTCGGCAGCTTGCCGCGGAAGGCCTTGTAGGCGTCCTCCGGATCGATAGAGCCGCCGACGGAATAGATATTCTCCTTGAGTTTGCGCGCCATCTCGCCGTTGAAGGGATCTCCCGTCTCCTCGAAGGCGGCAAACGCGTCGGCATCGAGCACCTCCGACCACATATAGGAGTAATAGCCGGCCGAATAACCGCCGGAAAAAATGTGCTGGAAGTGCGGCGTGGCATGGCGCATGACGATCGATTTCGGCATGCCGATCTCGGCCAGCACCTCCGCCTGCACCGCCATCGGATCCGCAACCGCCTCACGCGTGTGAAACGCCATATCGACCAGCGCCGACGAGGTGAATTCGACGGTGTTGAAGCCGGCATTGAAGGTGCGGGCGGCAAGCACCTTGTCGAGCAGAGCCTGCGGCATCGGCTCGCCGGTTTCGACATGCACAGCGTAGCGCTTCAAAATATCGGGCACCGTCAGCCAGTGCTCGTAGAGCTGCGACGGCAGCTCGACGAAATCGCGCGAAACGCCGGTGCCGGAGACCGAGGGGTAGGTGACGTTCGAAAGCATGCCGTGCAGCGCGTGGCCGAATTCGTGGAACAGCGTGCGCGCATCGTCGAGCGACAGCAGCGCCGGCTTGCCCTCGGCGGGCTTGGCGAAGTTGCAGACGTTGTAGATGATCGGCTGCTCGCCGTGGTGGCCGTTCTTCAGTTCCAGTCTGTGCTGCGATTGCAACGAGCTCATCCAGGCGCCGGAACGTTTCGAGCCGCGGGCAAAATAATCGCCGAGGAACAGGGCGACCAGCCGATCTTCGCGATCCCTGATTTCAAACACCCTGACATCCGGGTGATAGGCGGCCACGTCCTTCTTCTCGACGGCGCGGATACTGAACAGCCGGCCGGCCACCTCGAAGCAGGCCTCGATGATCTTCTCGAGCTGCAGATAGGGCTTGAGCTCGGCCTCGGAGAAATCGAATTTTCGCGCCCGGATCTTTTCGGCGTAGTGGCGCCAGTCCCAGGGCATCACTTCGTGGTTTCGCCCCTCCTCGGCGATCAGCGCGGCGATATCGGCTTCCTCCTCGCCGGCGCGTTTTACCGCCCGCGCCCAGACGGCCTTTAGCAGGTCGTTCACCGCATCTGCCGTCTTTGCCATCGTGTTATCGAGCTTCAGCTCGGCGAAATTGCCGTAGCCAAGCAGGCTCGCCACCTGATGGCGTAGCGCCAGCGTTTCCTTGATGACGGCGCGATTGTCCGTCTCGCCGTCATTTTCGCCGCGTGCCACCCAAGCCTTGAAAGCCTGCTCGCGCAGATCGCGGCGCTCCGAAAAGGTCAGGAACGGCTCGATGATCGAGCGTGACAGCGTCACCGCATATTTGCCCTCTTCGCCGCGTTCGCGCGCAGCCGCAGCCATTGCGTCGCGCAGGAATTCCGGCAGCCCGTCGAGCTCGGCTCCGGAAGAAAGCGTGAGTGCCCAGGCCTTCTCGTCGGCGAGAACGTTCTGGCCGAATTGCGTCCCGAGGCCGGCAAGCTTTTCATTGATCGCCGCAAGTTTCTCCTGCTCGGCCTTTTCAAGCTTGGCGCCCGACTTGACGAAGCCCTTCCAGTGGCGCTCCAGCACGCGTGTCTGCTCGAGCGTCAAGCCAAGCGTCTCGCGATTCTCCCAGAGCGTATCGATGCGAGCAAAAAGCGCTGCATTCATCCCGATCTTCGAATAGTGGCGCGACATCTTCGGCGAGATCTCCCGCTCCAGCGCCTGGATCACATCATTGGTATGCGCGCCTGCCTTGTTCCAGAACAGCGCCGAAACACGCGACAGCGCGTCGCCGGCAATCTCCAGCGCCACGACCGTATTCTCGAATGTCGGCGCATCGGCGTTTCCGGCGATCTCATCGATCTCCCTTTCATGCGCGGCAAGCGCTGCTTCGAAGGCAGCGGCGAAATCGCCGTCATTCAATGCGTCGAAACGCGGCAGGCCGTGAAGACCGTCCCAGGTTACCAGCGCCGGATTGAAATCATGGGGAGAAGACATCGAAGAATTCCTTTTTGGCATGCAAGTGGATCGTCAATATAGGAGAGCCGTCAGAGAATTGGTATGTTGCCGGAAGGGCCTTTTTGGCTCGCCTATCAAATCTGGTGGACAACAATTGATACGTGAAAATTAACCAATCGTTAACGATTGACGCGAATCACGCGTAAGCGCTACGTTCCTCATGTTCTTCTTGTAAGGGGACATGCGCCATGGAAATTTTTTCTGTGCGGTCTTCTCAGAGTTTGCTTTTTAAAAACAATCCTAATAACGCAAAAAGTTCGAAGACCTCTGATATTGAAATCGAGACCAGAGCTCCCGCCCCGGCCTCGTTCCAGATCGAAGACGAAGTTGGCGAAGGCCCGGATTTCACCGCGGTCAGCCCTGGGGAACTGCGCAATTACGCACGCCAGAGTTTCGACAGCGGCCTGATCGATCAGAACACCTACGCCGCGATTTCCGAACCGCTGCCGATGCATGCGATCGATCCACTCGGCAACATCGTCGATCTCTCCAGCGTCACCGACGGCACCAGCTTCAATTTCCTCGATTATTACAAGAACCAGCTGCAGATCGCCATGTCGATCGGCGATTCTGGCGAGGTCCAGACACTGAAATCGATCGTCAATTTCCTGAATGCCTGATTGCGTTTAAGCCTTGCGCCAACCGAGCAGGCCGGGCGTTGCGTGCCAGAGCGCCTGGGCGGCAAATCCCATAAAAAGCACGCCGGAGCAGCGCACGATCAATCGCTCATGGGCGCGATAGAAGCGCCGTACCGTACCGGCGCCGATGATGCCGATCAGGATGATGTCGGCAGTCACGAAACCGACGAACGACACGCCGAGCAGCACCGGCAACGCCTCGAAATCGAGCGCGCCGGCCGAGCCGGCAACCAGTGCAGTGAAGGTGGCGAGCGCCACCGGATAACCCTTCGGATTGGTGACGCCGAAAATCAGACCGCGGCGAAACGGCCGCTCGACCACAACAAGCGCCTGCCCTTCCGCTTTCGGCTTGGCATTGACAGCGCTCCAGCCGATCCAGGCGAGGTAGAAACCGCAGGCAAGGCCGAGCAGGTCGAAGACGAAGGTTCCGATCGTCTTTGCGCCGACGATGGCGATCAGCGCCAGCGACGACCATATGAGATCCCCGACCAGATGCCCCATCATGAAGAAGGCGCCGGCCTTGCGGCCCTGCCCGGCGCCGATGCCGAG
This Rhizobium sp. NZLR1 DNA region includes the following protein-coding sequences:
- a CDS encoding M3 family metallopeptidase, encoding MSSPHDFNPALVTWDGLHGLPRFDALNDGDFAAAFEAALAAHEREIDEIAGNADAPTFENTVVALEIAGDALSRVSALFWNKAGAHTNDVIQALEREISPKMSRHYSKIGMNAALFARIDTLWENRETLGLTLEQTRVLERHWKGFVKSGAKLEKAEQEKLAAINEKLAGLGTQFGQNVLADEKAWALTLSSGAELDGLPEFLRDAMAAAARERGEEGKYAVTLSRSIIEPFLTFSERRDLREQAFKAWVARGENDGETDNRAVIKETLALRHQVASLLGYGNFAELKLDNTMAKTADAVNDLLKAVWARAVKRAGEEEADIAALIAEEGRNHEVMPWDWRHYAEKIRARKFDFSEAELKPYLQLEKIIEACFEVAGRLFSIRAVEKKDVAAYHPDVRVFEIRDREDRLVALFLGDYFARGSKRSGAWMSSLQSQHRLELKNGHHGEQPIIYNVCNFAKPAEGKPALLSLDDARTLFHEFGHALHGMLSNVTYPSVSGTGVSRDFVELPSQLYEHWLTVPDILKRYAVHVETGEPMPQALLDKVLAARTFNAGFNTVEFTSSALVDMAFHTREAVADPMAVQAEVLAEIGMPKSIVMRHATPHFQHIFSGGYSAGYYSYMWSEVLDADAFAAFEETGDPFNGEMARKLKENIYSVGGSIDPEDAYKAFRGKLPSPHAMLVKKGLSTFEELTGSDA
- a CDS encoding LysE family translocator, producing the protein MTQSLLFGAFLAALFYVLIPGPAFLQLLGIGAGQGRKAGAFFMMGHLVGDLIWSSLALIAIVGAKTIGTFVFDLLGLACGFYLAWIGWSAVNAKPKAEGQALVVVERPFRRGLIFGVTNPKGYPVALATFTALVAGSAGALDFEALPVLLGVSFVGFVTADIILIGIIGAGTVRRFYRAHERLIVRCSGVLFMGFAAQALWHATPGLLGWRKA